A region of Pseudorca crassidens isolate mPseCra1 chromosome 8, mPseCra1.hap1, whole genome shotgun sequence DNA encodes the following proteins:
- the GHRHR gene encoding growth hormone-releasing hormone receptor: MPAEPQLSGVPPQTAKDGASVRLLERLTRPPCKIQSLDTCRLHLAIQAGILAGNRNEVLGHVHPECDYITQLREDERACLQAAEGMSNSTFGCPRTWDGLLCWPTAGSGEWVSLPCPAFFSHFSSEPGAGALKRDCTVTGWSEPFPPYPEACPVPLELLTEEKSYFSTMRVVYTMGHSVSAVALFMAITILVALRRLHCPRNYIHTQLFATFILKAGAVFLKDATLFHGEDTDHCSFSTVLCKVSVATSHFATMTNFSWLLAEAVYLTCLLASTSPSARRTFWWLVLAGWGLPLLFTGMWVGCKLAFEDVACWDLDDSSPYWWIIKGPIVLSVGVNFGLFLNIIRILLRKLEPAQGSLHTQRQYWRLSKSTLLLIPLFGIHYIIFNFLPDSAGLGIRLPLELGLGSFQGFIVAILYCFLNQEVRTEISRRWRGHDPELLPAWRTHAKWTMPSHSRAKVLTSVC, translated from the exons ATGCCTGCGGAGCCCCAGCTAAGTGGGGTGCCCCCTCAGACGGCCAAGGATGGGGCTTCTGTCC GACTTCTGGAGAGATTGACAAGGCCCCCCTGTAAAATCCAGAGCCTGGACACCTGCAGACTTCACCTCGCCATCCAGGCTGGCATCCTTGCCGGGAACAGAAATGAG GTACTGGGCCACGTGCACCCAGAGTGTGACTACATCACCCAGCTGAGAGAGGATGAGCGAGCTTGTCTGCAAGCGGCAGAGGGGATGTCCAACTCCACCTTTG GCTGCCCCAGGACCTGGGATGGGCTGCTGTGCTGGCCGACGGCAGGCTCTGGAGAGTGGGTGAGCCTCCCCTGCCCGGCTTTCTTCTCTCACTTCAGCTCAGAGCCAG GGGCCGGGGCCTTGAAGCGGGATTGCACCGTCACGGGCTGGTCTGAGCCCTTCCCGCCCTATCCTGAGGCCTGTCCTGTGCCCCTGGAGCTGCTAACTGAAGAG AAATCCTACTTCTCCACCATGAGGGTCGTCTACACCATGGGCCACAGCGTCTCTGCCGTGGCCCTCTTCATGGCCATCACCATCCTGGTTGCCCTCAG gAGGCTCCACTGCCCCAGGAACTACATCCACACCCAGCTGTTCGCCACCTTTATTCTCAAGGCGGGAGCTGTGTTCCTGAAGGATGCCACCCTCTTTCACGGCGAGGACACGGACCACTGCAGCTTCTCCACT GTTCTGTGCAAGGTCTCTGTGGCCACCTCCCATTTCGCCACCATGACCAACTTCAGCTGGCTGCTGGCAGAAGCTGTCTACCTGACCTGCCTCTTGGCCTCCACGTCACCCAGCGCAAGGAGAACCTTCTGGTGGCTGGTCCTTGCTGGCTGGG GGCTTCCCCTGCTCTTCACCGGCATGTGGGTGGGTTGCAAGCTGGCCTTTGAGGATGTTGC GTGCTGGGACCTGGACGACAGCTCCCCCTACTGGTGGATCATCAAAGGACCCATCGTCCTTTCCGTTGGG GTGAACTTTGGGCTTTTTCTCAATATTATCCGTATCTTGCTGAGGAAACTGGAGCCAGCTCAGGGCAGCCTCCACACCCAGCGTCAGTACtg GCGTCTCTCCAAGTCAACCCTTCTCCTCATCCCGCTGTTTGGAATTCACTACATCATCTTCAACTTCCTGCCTGACAGTGCTGGCCTGGGCATTCGCCTCCCCCTGGAGCTGGGACTGGGTTCCTTCCAG GGCTTCATTGTTGCCATCCTGTACTGCTTCCTCAACCAAGAG GTGAGGACTGAGATCTCACGGAGATGGCGTGGCCACGATCCTGAACTTCTGCCAGCCTGGAGGACTCACGCCAAGTGGACGATGCCTTCCCACTCAAGGGCGAAGGTGCTGACATCTGTGTGCTAG